In the Paenibacillus sp. FSL H7-0357 genome, one interval contains:
- a CDS encoding NAD(P)-dependent alcohol dehydrogenase produces MIKVNARATFSQEGPFKLTTIERRNLQPHDVLIEIKYAGICHSDIHTARGEWGPVTYPLVPGHEIAGIVSQVGSEVTKYSVGDRVGVGCLVDSCGECSNCHKGEEQYCLNGSTGTYGAIDRYGHYTQGGYSTHIVVTEDFVVRIPDAIPLDAAAPLLCAGITTYSPLRHWGAAPGKKVAVVGLGGLGHMAVKIAHAMGAEVTVLSQSLKKKEDGLQLGADHYYATSDPETFKQLAGSFDLIVNTVSAQINIDAYLSLLALDGTLVNVGAPADPLAVNVFSLIGHRRSFAGSMIGGIRETQEMLNFCAEHNIASEIEVISADRIDEAWERVLASDVRYRFVIDISTMGNE; encoded by the coding sequence ATGATAAAAGTTAATGCACGCGCTACATTCAGCCAGGAAGGTCCGTTCAAGCTAACCACCATTGAGCGCCGGAATCTTCAGCCGCACGATGTTCTTATTGAGATTAAGTACGCTGGGATCTGCCACTCGGACATTCATACAGCCCGCGGGGAGTGGGGGCCGGTCACCTATCCACTCGTTCCAGGGCATGAGATCGCCGGAATTGTTAGCCAGGTCGGTTCCGAAGTCACAAAGTATTCAGTAGGTGACCGGGTAGGGGTAGGGTGCTTGGTTGACTCCTGCGGAGAGTGCAGCAATTGCCATAAAGGTGAGGAGCAATATTGCCTTAATGGAAGTACAGGCACCTATGGAGCTATCGACCGGTACGGGCACTATACCCAGGGCGGGTATTCCACTCACATTGTTGTAACAGAAGACTTCGTGGTCCGGATTCCTGATGCTATTCCGCTTGATGCTGCTGCACCACTTTTGTGTGCCGGAATCACAACCTATTCACCGCTGCGCCATTGGGGGGCCGCTCCGGGCAAAAAAGTAGCTGTGGTGGGTCTTGGCGGACTTGGACACATGGCTGTGAAGATCGCTCATGCCATGGGGGCTGAGGTTACTGTTTTATCACAGTCACTGAAAAAGAAGGAAGACGGTCTGCAATTAGGGGCGGACCATTATTATGCGACTAGCGATCCGGAGACATTTAAGCAGCTTGCCGGTTCGTTCGACCTGATCGTAAATACAGTAAGTGCGCAGATTAATATTGATGCCTATCTTTCGCTTCTGGCGCTGGATGGTACATTAGTCAATGTCGGTGCACCCGCTGATCCATTGGCAGTTAACGTATTCTCGCTGATCGGCCACCGCCGCTCGTTTGCCGGGTCAATGATTGGCGGAATCCGTGAAACGCAGGAAATGCTTAATTTCTGTGCTGAACACAATATTGCATCTGAGATCGAGGTTATTTCTGCCGACCGGATTGATGAAGCCTGGGAGCGTGTACTCGCTTCAGATGTCCGTTACCGGTTTGTAATCGATATCAGTACGATGGGGAATGAATAA